The following are encoded together in the Paraburkholderia sp. BL10I2N1 genome:
- a CDS encoding ABC transporter ATP-binding protein — protein sequence MSALLEAHALTAFYGDFQALFGIDVTVAQGEVIALIGSNGAGKSTFLKSVAGLLRSRAGQILYRGEPLGGTAPEHIVGKGIALVPEGRRLFASLTVEENLLLGAYSKRPGRWNLQTIYALFPALRERRHHAATALSGGQQQMVAIGRALMSNPDLLMCDELSLGLAPVIVREIYAALPAIVADGMSAIVVEQDVQLARRVSSRFYCFQEGRVSLSGISADVSDEAITQAYFGAVA from the coding sequence ATGTCGGCTCTTCTGGAGGCGCACGCTCTCACTGCGTTCTACGGTGATTTCCAGGCACTGTTCGGAATCGACGTGACGGTGGCGCAAGGCGAAGTGATTGCGCTGATCGGTTCGAATGGCGCGGGCAAATCGACCTTTCTGAAATCGGTGGCCGGGCTGCTGCGCTCGCGTGCCGGGCAGATTCTGTACCGCGGTGAGCCGCTTGGCGGGACGGCACCGGAGCATATCGTCGGCAAGGGCATTGCGCTCGTGCCGGAAGGCCGGCGGCTCTTCGCGAGCCTCACTGTCGAAGAAAACCTCCTGTTAGGCGCGTATAGCAAACGTCCGGGGCGATGGAACCTGCAAACCATCTATGCGTTGTTCCCGGCGTTGCGCGAGCGCCGCCATCATGCCGCCACTGCGCTCTCGGGTGGCCAGCAGCAGATGGTCGCGATCGGCCGCGCGTTGATGAGCAACCCGGACCTGCTGATGTGCGACGAGCTTTCGCTCGGCCTCGCGCCGGTCATCGTGCGCGAGATCTATGCGGCGTTGCCCGCCATTGTGGCCGACGGCATGAGCGCGATCGTGGTCGAGCAGGACGTGCAGCTCGCGCGCCGCGTGTCATCGCGTTTCTACTGCTTCCAGGAAGGGCGTGTGTCGCTGTCGGGCATATCGGCCGATGTCTCCGACGAGGCAATCACGCAGGCGTATTTTGGAGCTGTCGCATGA
- a CDS encoding glutathione S-transferase family protein, translating into MKPRLYAHPFSSYCQKVLVALYENDTPFEWRLLSHDNPQIVEEFSALWPLKRFPVLVDAGRTVIEASIIIEHLGLHHPGPVRLLPADARAALDVRTMDRFFDNYISTPQQKIVYDSLRPESERDARGVAEARAMLDTAYGWLDGIMAGREWAAGDDFSLADCGAAPSLFYADWTHRIAPSFPHVIAYRQRLLERPSFARAVNEARPYRPLFPLGAPDRD; encoded by the coding sequence ATGAAACCCAGGCTCTACGCCCACCCTTTTTCCTCATACTGTCAAAAGGTTCTGGTTGCGCTGTACGAAAACGACACGCCGTTCGAGTGGCGCCTGCTGTCGCACGATAACCCGCAAATAGTGGAAGAATTCTCCGCGCTTTGGCCGCTCAAGCGCTTTCCCGTGCTCGTGGACGCCGGTCGCACGGTGATCGAGGCGAGCATCATCATCGAGCATCTTGGCCTGCACCATCCGGGGCCGGTGAGGCTTTTGCCCGCGGATGCCCGAGCCGCGCTGGACGTTCGCACCATGGACCGCTTCTTTGACAACTACATCTCGACGCCGCAGCAGAAGATCGTGTACGACAGCCTGCGCCCGGAGTCGGAGCGCGACGCGCGCGGCGTCGCCGAGGCGCGCGCGATGCTAGACACCGCTTACGGCTGGCTCGACGGGATCATGGCCGGCCGTGAGTGGGCGGCCGGTGACGACTTCAGTCTGGCTGATTGCGGCGCCGCGCCATCGCTGTTCTATGCCGACTGGACGCATCGCATCGCCCCATCGTTCCCGCACGTGATCGCCTACCGGCAACGACTGCTCGAGCGCCCGTCATTTGCACGCGCCGTCAACGAAGCGCGGCCGTATCGCCCGCTATTCCCGCTTGGCGCGCCAGATCGAGATTGA
- a CDS encoding DUF899 family protein, with protein MTPVPPFVPATELARRNSMTLPNESDAYRRARNALLAEEIELRRHIERVAEQRRALPPGGKVTVDYRFQGEAGPLDLAGLFGDKPTLVVYSFMFGPQRERPCPMCTSLLGAWNGEARDIEQRVALAVVARSPIERLLAFGKERGWRDIKLYSDTDGRYSRDYHALTKDGGDDAAITVFTRRDGVICHFWSGEMGFETADPGQDPRGAPDLMPIWTILDMTPEGRDANWYPKLDYRD; from the coding sequence ATGACACCCGTCCCGCCCTTCGTTCCCGCCACCGAACTCGCCAGGCGCAACAGCATGACCCTCCCGAACGAAAGCGACGCATACCGCCGCGCACGCAACGCACTGCTCGCCGAAGAAATCGAACTACGGCGGCACATCGAACGTGTCGCCGAACAGCGTCGCGCCCTACCGCCCGGCGGCAAGGTGACTGTCGACTACCGCTTCCAGGGCGAAGCCGGCCCGCTCGATCTCGCTGGCCTTTTCGGCGACAAGCCGACCCTCGTCGTCTACAGTTTCATGTTCGGCCCGCAGCGCGAGCGGCCCTGCCCGATGTGCACGTCGTTGCTGGGCGCCTGGAACGGTGAAGCGCGCGACATCGAACAGCGCGTGGCGCTGGCCGTCGTCGCGCGCTCGCCCATCGAGCGCCTCCTCGCGTTCGGCAAGGAGCGCGGCTGGCGCGATATCAAGCTCTATTCCGATACCGACGGCCGCTACAGCCGCGACTACCATGCGCTGACCAAAGACGGCGGCGACGACGCGGCCATCACGGTCTTTACCCGTCGCGACGGCGTCATCTGTCACTTCTGGAGCGGTGAAATGGGCTTCGAAACCGCGGACCCCGGCCAGGACCCGCGCGGCGCACCCGACCTGATGCCGATCTGGACCATCCTCGACATGACGCCCGAAGGGCGAGACGCCAACTGGTACCCGAAACTCGACTACCGGGACTAA
- a CDS encoding intradiol ring-cleavage dioxygenase: MSRETTHSITATVLDTFSECTDARLKQIMTALVKHLHAFATEVELTGDEWRRGIEFLTATGNKCVGIRQEFILLSDTLGLSTLVDAINHGRPDESTETSLLGPFYREGAKEEDFGANIARTDGEPALIRGRLVDEEGKAVAGALIEVWETANNGMYEGQDPDQPESNLRGKFRSGPNGEYAFRTIKPTSYPIPTDGPVGQMLLATGRHPMRPAHVHFLIEAPGYETLTTALFSAGDPYVQSDAVFGVKPSLVVDYVPNDNAASAKEWDLPGPFFEVERDFVLVRQRS; this comes from the coding sequence ATGAGCAGAGAGACAACCCATTCCATTACAGCCACCGTGCTCGATACGTTTTCGGAGTGCACCGACGCTCGCCTTAAGCAGATCATGACGGCGCTCGTGAAACACCTGCACGCGTTCGCGACCGAGGTCGAGCTGACCGGTGACGAATGGCGCCGCGGCATCGAGTTCCTGACCGCGACCGGCAACAAGTGCGTCGGCATACGCCAGGAATTCATCCTGCTCTCGGATACGCTAGGGCTGTCGACCCTGGTTGATGCGATCAATCACGGGCGCCCGGACGAATCCACCGAGACCAGCCTGCTCGGGCCATTTTATCGCGAAGGCGCGAAAGAGGAAGACTTCGGCGCGAACATCGCGCGCACCGACGGCGAACCGGCGCTGATTCGTGGACGCCTTGTCGACGAAGAGGGCAAAGCGGTGGCCGGCGCGTTGATCGAAGTGTGGGAGACCGCGAACAACGGCATGTACGAAGGCCAGGACCCCGACCAGCCGGAGAGCAATCTGCGCGGCAAATTCCGCTCGGGACCGAACGGCGAATACGCGTTTCGGACCATCAAGCCGACGAGCTATCCGATCCCGACCGATGGCCCTGTCGGGCAAATGCTCCTCGCAACCGGACGTCATCCGATGCGGCCTGCGCACGTGCACTTCCTGATCGAAGCGCCGGGGTACGAGACGCTGACCACGGCGCTTTTCTCCGCGGGCGATCCGTATGTCCAGTCGGATGCGGTGTTCGGCGTCAAGCCATCGCTCGTGGTCGACTACGTGCCGAACGACAATGCGGCGAGCGCAAAAGAGTGGGACTTGCCTGGCCCGTTCTTCGAAGTCGAGCGCGACTTCGTGCTCGTGCGGCAACGCTCCTGA
- a CDS encoding ABC transporter substrate-binding protein yields the protein MDGHSFDAGRRRFVTVAAGGALAASTSVLSPLVFGAGTRTLKIGYVSPQTGPLAPFGEADRFTIQQMQTVLKNGIVIGGKPYPVSILVKDSQSNPNRAGEVANDLILKDKVDIMLVSGTPETANPVSDVCELNEMPCVSTVVPWQPWFFGRKGDPKKGFRFTYHFFWGLEDVIAVYTGMWQSVQTNRSVGGLFPNDGDGNAWGDAKLGFPPVLAQKGFALKDPGRFQSMTQDFSAQIASFRQANAQIVTGVVIPPDAKNFLVQAHQQGLKPKVISIGKALLFPTSIEALGDLGDGLSTEVWWSPSHPFKSSLTGQSARQVADDYERATSKQWTQPIGFAHALFEIAVDALKRAKDVDSNEAIRDAVASTKLDTLVGHVAWGSGPVKNVAKTPLVGGQWLKAQGPGKKHPFDLTIVNNQLEPSVPLGGPLKLIA from the coding sequence ATGGACGGACATTCCTTCGATGCCGGACGGCGCCGCTTCGTCACCGTCGCTGCGGGCGGCGCGCTTGCCGCGTCGACGTCGGTGCTGTCGCCGCTGGTATTCGGCGCAGGCACGCGCACGCTCAAGATCGGCTACGTATCCCCGCAAACAGGTCCACTGGCGCCGTTTGGCGAAGCTGATCGCTTCACGATCCAGCAGATGCAGACGGTGTTGAAGAACGGCATCGTCATCGGCGGCAAGCCGTATCCGGTATCGATCCTGGTGAAGGACAGCCAGTCGAATCCGAATCGCGCCGGTGAAGTCGCGAACGATCTGATCCTCAAGGACAAGGTCGACATCATGCTGGTGTCCGGCACGCCTGAAACGGCGAATCCCGTCAGCGACGTCTGCGAGCTGAACGAGATGCCGTGTGTGTCGACCGTGGTGCCGTGGCAGCCGTGGTTTTTCGGCAGAAAAGGTGATCCGAAGAAGGGTTTCCGTTTTACGTATCACTTCTTCTGGGGGCTGGAGGACGTGATCGCCGTCTACACCGGCATGTGGCAATCGGTGCAGACCAATCGCAGCGTGGGCGGCCTGTTTCCGAACGACGGCGACGGCAACGCATGGGGCGACGCGAAACTCGGTTTTCCTCCCGTGCTGGCGCAAAAGGGCTTTGCGTTGAAAGACCCTGGCCGCTTTCAGAGCATGACGCAGGACTTCTCCGCGCAGATTGCATCGTTCAGGCAGGCGAATGCGCAGATCGTGACCGGCGTGGTGATTCCGCCCGATGCGAAGAACTTCCTCGTGCAGGCGCATCAGCAAGGGTTGAAGCCCAAGGTGATCTCGATCGGCAAGGCACTGCTGTTTCCCACCTCGATCGAGGCGCTCGGCGATCTCGGCGACGGCCTTTCGACCGAAGTGTGGTGGTCGCCGTCGCATCCGTTCAAATCGTCGCTGACGGGCCAAAGCGCCCGGCAGGTCGCCGACGATTACGAGCGGGCCACATCAAAGCAATGGACCCAGCCAATCGGCTTCGCACACGCGCTGTTCGAAATCGCAGTCGATGCGTTGAAACGCGCGAAAGACGTCGACTCGAACGAAGCGATTCGCGACGCCGTGGCGTCGACGAAGCTCGATACGCTGGTCGGGCACGTGGCCTGGGGTAGCGGGCCGGTGAAGAACGTCGCGAAGACACCGCTTGTCGGTGGCCAGTGGCTCAAGGCACAGGGACCGGGGAAAAAGCATCCCTTCGATCTGACGATCGTCAACAACCAGCTTGAGCCTTCTGTGCCGCTTGGCGGCCCGCTCAAGCTGATCGCGTGA
- a CDS encoding SHOCT domain-containing protein has product MLFSGGFTFTNFVVDIFSVFMFILWFWLLITVSSDLFRRHDVSGFGKVLWVILLILLPYIGIFAYLLTQGRGMAERNEARAKQARDELRQVVGFSAADEIEKLDRLKSTGAISEDEYARLRARVVQ; this is encoded by the coding sequence ATGCTATTTTCAGGTGGCTTTACATTCACCAATTTTGTGGTCGACATCTTTTCCGTGTTCATGTTTATCTTGTGGTTCTGGCTGCTCATCACCGTATCGAGCGACCTGTTCCGCCGCCACGATGTGTCGGGATTTGGCAAGGTGCTATGGGTCATTCTGTTGATTCTGTTGCCTTATATCGGCATTTTTGCGTACCTCTTGACGCAGGGGCGTGGCATGGCTGAGCGCAACGAAGCGCGAGCGAAACAGGCTCGCGATGAATTGCGTCAGGTCGTCGGTTTCAGTGCTGCCGACGAGATCGAAAAGCTTGACCGCCTGAAGTCGACAGGGGCGATTTCGGAAGACGAGTACGCGCGGCTGAGAGCCCGGGTCGTGCAGTAG
- a CDS encoding MBL fold metallo-hydrolase, producing MIFRQLYDVTSSTYTYLLGDRQSRQAVIIDTVFEQHARDRALVEELGLQLTAALDTHCHADHVTGAWLMQQATGCRIGVSGRYGDALQGADLRLDHGDRVTFGKMHLDVVATPGHTIGCLTYITHDRRMAFTGDALLIRGAGRCDFQQGNAAMLYRSITTQIFSLPDDCLVFPGHDYAGRTVSSVAEERAYNPRIGGHADERDFVGFMENMQLPHPKKIDVAVPANLRSGKPENGEVPRPADWGPVRQSYAGLLEIEPEWVAEHLGDVHVLDVRQREELDEPLGRIPGALFIPLNELQNRLTEIPNDQPVVPVCHSGMRSGQATVMLRQAGFPRVANLRGGMLLWQQTGLPVVHGEGPQA from the coding sequence CTGATCTTTCGACAACTGTATGACGTAACGTCGTCGACCTATACCTACCTGTTGGGCGACCGGCAAAGCAGACAGGCCGTGATCATCGACACCGTGTTCGAACAGCATGCCCGCGACCGCGCGCTGGTAGAGGAACTCGGGCTGCAACTGACTGCCGCGCTCGACACGCATTGCCACGCCGACCATGTCACCGGCGCCTGGCTGATGCAGCAAGCCACCGGATGCAGGATCGGCGTCTCCGGACGCTACGGCGATGCGTTGCAGGGCGCCGACCTGCGGCTCGATCATGGCGACCGGGTGACGTTTGGGAAAATGCACCTGGATGTGGTCGCCACGCCTGGGCATACCATCGGATGCCTCACCTACATCACCCACGACCGGCGCATGGCCTTCACCGGCGACGCCCTGCTGATCCGCGGGGCCGGCCGCTGCGATTTCCAGCAAGGCAATGCGGCTATGCTCTACCGCTCGATTACGACGCAGATCTTCAGCCTGCCCGACGACTGCCTCGTCTTCCCGGGGCATGACTATGCCGGCCGGACCGTATCGTCCGTCGCCGAGGAGCGGGCATACAACCCGCGCATCGGCGGCCACGCCGATGAGCGCGACTTTGTCGGCTTCATGGAAAACATGCAGTTGCCGCACCCCAAGAAAATCGACGTCGCAGTCCCCGCCAACCTGCGTTCGGGTAAACCGGAGAACGGCGAGGTGCCTCGCCCGGCGGACTGGGGGCCGGTGCGGCAGAGCTATGCCGGACTGCTCGAAATCGAACCGGAGTGGGTTGCCGAGCATCTGGGCGACGTGCACGTGCTCGATGTTCGTCAGCGCGAGGAACTGGATGAGCCGCTGGGCCGCATCCCCGGCGCGCTGTTCATTCCACTGAACGAACTCCAGAACCGCCTGACGGAAATTCCCAACGACCAGCCGGTGGTCCCCGTGTGTCACTCCGGGATGCGTTCGGGCCAGGCGACGGTCATGCTGCGCCAGGCTGGCTTCCCGCGTGTCGCCAACCTGCGAGGGGGCATGCTGCTCTGGCAACAGACAGGGCTACCGGTGGTGCACGGCGAAGGGCCGCAGGCTTAG
- a CDS encoding Rieske 2Fe-2S domain-containing protein, whose amino-acid sequence MNAVSLEQQPGYLCALDDIPDGGALEIPLRQFSGQAGGPGIVVLRRGDAAWAYRNVCPHFSIPLNYEPNTFWAYDAELLMCAHHSAMFRFEDGMCVDGPCEGSALTPVPIRIEQRRIFDITG is encoded by the coding sequence ATGAATGCGGTGAGTCTCGAACAGCAGCCCGGCTATCTATGCGCGCTCGACGACATTCCTGACGGCGGCGCGCTCGAAATACCGCTCAGGCAGTTCAGCGGGCAGGCCGGCGGGCCGGGCATCGTCGTGCTGCGCCGCGGCGATGCCGCCTGGGCCTATCGCAACGTCTGCCCGCACTTTTCGATTCCGCTGAACTACGAGCCGAACACATTCTGGGCCTACGACGCCGAACTGCTGATGTGCGCGCATCACAGTGCGATGTTTCGCTTCGAGGACGGGATGTGCGTCGACGGGCCATGCGAGGGCTCGGCGCTGACGCCTGTCCCGATCCGGATCGAGCAGCGAAGGATCTTCGATATCACCGGCTAG
- a CDS encoding branched-chain amino acid ABC transporter permease produces the protein MTMHLNRPASSFEVHRATRASRVAVAGLLIVALAVASAPWWAGRDALHDFVQLASYLVFAMMWNLLAGYGGMVSIGQQAFFGIGGYGMLILSNYGGVSPFVAVPLAAVVATVVAIPVSRVAFRLEGGYFAIGTWVIAEVFRLTVANVSVLGGGSGTSLTALQDVPRALRESLTLWLALAIVAAAIGLVYVFLRSRAGLALTAMRDNAVAASSQGVDVKRARLIVYLVSACGAALAGGLYFLGNLRISPDAAFSVNWTAFGIFIVMIGGLGTLEGPIIGALIFFVLNRFLSDYGTWYLIGLGALAIVVTMFFPQGLWGFVSSRFGLQLFPVGRRVVFVDADPAQKRSTGGMTDTLDTPQATHRA, from the coding sequence ATGACCATGCATTTGAACCGACCCGCCTCATCTTTCGAAGTGCACCGTGCGACGCGCGCGAGCAGGGTGGCCGTGGCCGGATTGCTGATCGTCGCGCTGGCGGTTGCCAGCGCCCCCTGGTGGGCCGGGCGCGATGCGCTGCACGACTTCGTGCAACTCGCGTCGTATCTGGTTTTCGCAATGATGTGGAATCTGCTCGCCGGATACGGCGGCATGGTGTCGATCGGACAGCAGGCGTTCTTCGGCATCGGCGGCTATGGGATGCTGATACTCTCGAACTACGGCGGGGTGTCACCATTCGTCGCGGTGCCGCTTGCGGCAGTCGTCGCCACGGTGGTGGCGATCCCGGTGTCGCGGGTGGCGTTCCGTCTGGAAGGCGGATACTTCGCGATCGGGACATGGGTGATCGCAGAGGTGTTCCGCCTGACGGTGGCGAACGTATCGGTGCTGGGCGGAGGCTCAGGGACGAGTCTAACGGCGCTGCAGGACGTGCCGCGTGCGTTGCGGGAGTCGCTTACGCTGTGGCTCGCGCTTGCCATCGTCGCGGCGGCCATCGGTCTGGTGTATGTGTTTCTGCGCTCCAGAGCCGGCCTCGCGTTGACCGCCATGCGCGACAATGCCGTTGCCGCCAGCAGTCAGGGCGTCGATGTGAAGCGCGCGCGCCTCATCGTTTATCTGGTTTCTGCGTGCGGCGCGGCGCTGGCTGGCGGCCTGTACTTTCTCGGCAATCTGCGCATCTCGCCGGATGCCGCGTTCTCCGTGAACTGGACCGCGTTCGGCATCTTCATCGTGATGATCGGCGGTCTGGGTACGCTTGAAGGGCCGATTATCGGCGCACTGATTTTCTTTGTATTGAACCGGTTTCTGTCCGACTATGGCACCTGGTATCTGATCGGGCTCGGAGCGCTGGCTATCGTCGTGACGATGTTTTTTCCACAGGGTCTGTGGGGCTTTGTGTCGAGCCGCTTCGGTCTGCAATTGTTTCCGGTGGGCCGGCGCGTGGTGTTCGTTGACGCGGACCCGGCGCAGAAACGGTCAACCGGCGGCATGACGGATACCCTCGATACGCCGCAGGCCACCCACCGTGCATGA
- a CDS encoding nucleotide pyrophosphohydrolase → MTKVEQRNDLMELRELVRQFVSERDWDKFHTPKNLATALSVEASELLEPFQWLVSGDKSELDEAKLTAIRHEMADVLVYLVRLADKMDVNLFQAVLEKMALNRAKYPADKVRGDSRKYSEYKDGKQ, encoded by the coding sequence ATGACGAAGGTTGAACAGAGAAACGACCTGATGGAACTGCGCGAACTCGTTCGTCAGTTCGTGAGCGAGCGCGACTGGGACAAATTCCACACCCCAAAGAACCTGGCCACAGCGCTCAGCGTAGAAGCGAGCGAGTTGCTCGAACCTTTTCAATGGCTTGTCTCGGGCGACAAAAGCGAACTGGACGAAGCGAAGCTGACCGCCATCCGGCACGAGATGGCCGACGTGCTGGTGTACCTCGTTCGCCTCGCGGACAAGATGGATGTCAATCTCTTTCAGGCTGTGCTGGAAAAGATGGCCCTCAATCGGGCGAAGTACCCAGCCGATAAAGTGCGCGGCGACTCGCGAAAATACTCCGAGTACAAAGACGGAAAGCAATGA
- a CDS encoding ABC transporter ATP-binding protein — MSAVLKLTGVSKRYGALLVTDDISFAVERGETYGILGPNGAGKTTLFNLVSGDVRPDKGGVEFDGADVRHLPPHRRCAAGIGRSYQVPRPFGGMTVFENLLVGATFGGQLTEHAAYEVCIDVLERTGLKARANQLAGTLGLLDRKRLELARALATQPQLLLLDEIAGGLTEPETHELVDEIRSVKERGVTIVWIEHVVHALLAVADRLLVINFGKRLAEGLPAAVMDDPEVRRVYLGLEA; from the coding sequence ATGAGTGCTGTGCTGAAACTGACTGGCGTCTCGAAGCGTTACGGGGCGTTGCTGGTGACCGACGATATCAGCTTCGCCGTCGAACGGGGTGAGACGTACGGCATCCTCGGACCGAACGGCGCCGGCAAGACGACGCTGTTCAATCTCGTCAGCGGCGACGTGCGGCCCGATAAGGGCGGCGTCGAGTTCGACGGCGCCGACGTCCGGCACCTGCCGCCGCATCGCCGCTGCGCTGCTGGAATCGGCAGGTCGTATCAGGTGCCGCGCCCGTTCGGCGGCATGACGGTGTTCGAGAACCTGCTGGTCGGCGCGACCTTCGGCGGCCAGCTGACAGAACATGCCGCCTATGAGGTCTGCATCGACGTCCTCGAACGCACCGGCCTCAAGGCGCGCGCAAACCAGCTGGCGGGCACGCTTGGGCTGCTCGACCGCAAGCGCCTCGAACTGGCACGCGCACTCGCGACGCAGCCGCAACTGCTGTTGCTCGACGAGATCGCCGGCGGTTTGACCGAACCGGAGACACATGAACTCGTAGATGAAATTCGCAGCGTAAAGGAGCGCGGCGTGACGATCGTGTGGATCGAGCACGTCGTGCATGCCTTGCTCGCGGTGGCCGACCGGCTGCTCGTCATCAACTTCGGCAAGCGGCTCGCCGAAGGCCTGCCTGCCGCTGTGATGGACGATCCCGAGGTGCGGCGGGTCTATCTCGGACTGGAGGCATGA
- a CDS encoding branched-chain amino acid ABC transporter permease produces the protein MNTVINIVVQGVLLGALYGLFAMGQSLVFGVMRLTNTAHGDFIVLLVFVLFALTAFAHLPLAVAIVLLLVIAFGAGYAVQYAILNRVSSRDPLPSLIVTFGLSIVIQNVLQQVFSADPRSIATGSFEAKSITLAGGITLGYLPLATLAAAVALAFAMQWLFGKTPLGRAFRATSDDREIVQLMGVSYRRTYALAMGIAFVLIAVAAALYSMRTAVSPTDGPALLLYAFEAVIIGGMGSFWGTFVGGMALGIAQQAGFYFDPGWGIWLGHVVFLCVLVARPQGLLPKTA, from the coding sequence ATGAATACGGTCATCAATATCGTCGTGCAGGGCGTGCTGCTGGGGGCATTGTATGGGCTCTTTGCAATGGGGCAGTCGCTCGTATTCGGCGTGATGCGGCTCACCAATACCGCGCACGGCGACTTCATCGTGTTGCTGGTGTTCGTGCTGTTCGCCCTGACGGCGTTCGCTCATCTGCCGCTTGCCGTTGCGATCGTGTTGTTGCTCGTAATCGCGTTCGGCGCCGGCTACGCGGTGCAATACGCGATTTTGAACCGGGTTAGCAGCCGCGACCCGCTGCCTTCGCTGATCGTCACCTTCGGGCTGTCGATCGTGATCCAGAACGTGCTGCAGCAGGTGTTTTCCGCAGACCCGCGCTCGATTGCCACAGGCAGCTTCGAAGCGAAGAGCATCACCCTCGCGGGCGGCATCACGCTCGGCTATCTGCCGCTTGCCACACTCGCCGCAGCCGTGGCGCTCGCATTCGCGATGCAGTGGCTGTTCGGCAAAACGCCACTCGGCCGCGCCTTTCGCGCGACCTCGGACGACCGCGAGATCGTTCAGTTGATGGGCGTCTCGTACCGTCGCACCTATGCGCTGGCGATGGGTATCGCGTTCGTGCTGATCGCGGTGGCCGCCGCACTCTATTCGATGCGCACTGCCGTGTCCCCGACAGATGGACCTGCCTTGCTGTTGTATGCCTTCGAGGCGGTGATCATCGGTGGCATGGGCTCGTTCTGGGGAACGTTCGTCGGTGGCATGGCGCTCGGCATTGCGCAGCAGGCGGGCTTCTATTTCGACCCCGGCTGGGGCATCTGGCTTGGCCACGTGGTGTTTCTCTGCGTGCTGGTTGCCCGGCCGCAGGGCTTGTTGCCCAAAACCGCATAG